One window of the Rosa rugosa chromosome 3, drRosRugo1.1, whole genome shotgun sequence genome contains the following:
- the LOC133737288 gene encoding UPF0496 protein At4g34320-like, giving the protein MGGVQAKPERRRPVLERKTSFAKNRRVAPFNAEPRPTDDLCKHFEDMMRSYQADCKDDKDLQDFDAELSSSAKEVICSTGLDRFKQCLKYLTHSNEKMVRVILSRKEQILKAPEGVQGLQARMVMTANENLLDQFLIKEYFDNSLLTLELCKLELQHFIDSARDVHSCIAGVVLEREVSKKLNETEKKYHRSVEAVVAKVKSLRDQHENMLDKLKDRIQEFDKKLELTRTLKKVVNVVFIGMLSGLFVCTIMAAAMAAPPVASALTSHPCIAGVIAGGAVGYACSSVLKEGRHWILTLIQDCESTLEAHKGVIQSMEAGTGDAIKVLDDIMCHVKKVIAKGNPVLSNLSSANDEGRVDVEIDEKEIIEKWRTEFHKAIEELDKKIKQCLEVTEMARDKVQREYHELKISPVLNTKIKK; this is encoded by the coding sequence ATGGGGGGTGTTCAAGCAAAGCCAGAGAGACGACGACCTGTTTTGGAGCGAAAGACATCCTTTGCTAAGAATCGTAGGGTTGCTCCCTTCAATGCCGAACCAAGGCCAACTGACGACCTCTGCAAGCATTTTGAAGACATGATGAGATCGTATCAGGCGGATTGCAAAGATGACAAAGACTTGCAAGACTTCGACGCCGAACTCAGCTCCAGCGCCAAAGAAGTCATCTGCAGTACCGGTCTTGATCGGTTTAAGCAATGCCTAAAGTATCTGACGCATTCCAACGAGAAGATGGTGAGGGTAATCTTGTCACGCAAAGAACAGATACTTAAGGCGCCAGAGGGTGTGCAGGGACTGCAGGCGAGGATGGTGATGACGGCGAATGAGAATCTCTTAGATCAATTCTTGATCAAGGAGTACTTCGACAATAGCTTGCTGACGCTTGAACTCTGCAAATTGGAATTGCAACACTTCATCGACTCGGCTCGTGATGTCCATTCATGCATTGCAGGTGTGGTACTTGAGAGGGAAGTGTCGAAGAAGCTCAACGAGACTGAGAAGAAGTATCACCGTTCTGTGGAAGCAGTTGTTGCAAAGGTGAAATCTCTGCGCGACCAACATGAAAACATGCTTGACAAGTTGAAAGATCGAATTCAGGAATTTGATAAGAAGCTGGAGCTTACTCGTACTTTAAAGAAGGTCGTAAATGTGGTGTTCATAGGTATGTTGTCTGGTCTGTTTGTTTGCACCATCATGGCGGCGGCTATGGCTGCTCCGCCAGTTGCGTCAGCCTTGACCTCTCATCCATGTATTGCCGGAGTTATTGCTGGTGGTGCCGTTGGTTATGCTTGTTCGTCAGTATTAAAAGAGGGACGACACTGGATTCTCACTTTGATTCAAGATTGTGAATCAACTCTGGAGGCACATAAGGGTGTAATTCAGTCGATGGAAGCCGGAACCGGAGACGCCATTAAAGTGTTGGATGATATCATGTGTCATGTTAAAAAGGTCATTGCAAAGGGGAATCCAGTGTTGTCCAATTTAAGCTCTGCAAATGATGAGGGAAGAGTAGATGTGGAAATTGATGAGAAAGAGATTATTGAAAAATGGCGGACAGAGTTTCACAAAGCAATAGAGGAATTGGACAAGAAAATAAAGCAGTGCCTCGAGGTTACAGAGATGGCAAGGGATAAGGTTCAAAGGGAATATCACGAATTGAAGATCAGCCCAGTGTTGAACACGAAGATCAAGAAGTAG